A window of the Parabacteroides merdae ATCC 43184 genome harbors these coding sequences:
- the cas4 gene encoding CRISPR-associated protein Cas4: MIEYGDEDLLMLSGIQHITFCKRQWALIHIEQQWAENNLTIEGNWMHQKVDDPTLMNRNKGIVTLRSVTLVSRRLGLYGISDVVEMVASTSGQNSIRHPKYPGFWQLIPVEYKRGKPKKDQIDEVQLCAQAICLEEMYNVSIEKGFLYYGETRHREEVQFTEELRKLVENKCVQMHKLYEQKVLPPAIYKAHCKSCSLCDVCMPKVLTKTPKVNTYLSQLYD; the protein is encoded by the coding sequence ATGATAGAATACGGAGATGAGGACCTGTTGATGCTTTCCGGAATCCAACACATAACTTTCTGTAAACGTCAATGGGCCCTTATACATATCGAACAACAGTGGGCGGAAAACAACCTCACTATTGAAGGAAACTGGATGCATCAAAAAGTCGATGATCCTACCTTGATGAACCGCAATAAAGGCATAGTAACATTAAGATCCGTAACGCTTGTCTCCAGACGGCTGGGACTTTATGGTATCTCTGATGTAGTAGAGATGGTCGCTTCCACCTCCGGACAAAATTCAATAAGACATCCTAAATATCCGGGATTCTGGCAATTAATTCCGGTCGAATACAAACGAGGCAAACCTAAAAAAGATCAGATAGATGAAGTCCAGCTATGCGCACAAGCGATTTGCCTGGAAGAGATGTATAACGTCAGCATAGAAAAAGGCTTTTTGTATTATGGGGAAACTCGCCACCGAGAAGAGGTCCAGTTTACTGAAGAATTACGGAAACTGGTTGAAAATAAATGTGTCCAAATGCACAAGCTATACGAGCAAAAAGTTCTTCCGCCGGCAATATACAAAGCGCATTGCAAGTCATGTTCTTTATGTGACGTATGTATGCCTAAAGTACTGACAAAAACACCGAAAGTGAATACTTACCTGTCCCAGTTATACGATTAA
- the cas7c gene encoding type I-C CRISPR-associated protein Cas7/Csd2, with protein METAINNRYDFIYLFDVQDGNPNGDPDAGNLPRVDPETGEGLVSDVCLKRKVRNFVQIVKGGERLYDIFIKEKAVLNNLIADAHKQEGVKDIKEKGDKTEAARQWMCRNFYDIRTFGAVLSTGENAGQVRGPIQFTFARSISPIVTAEHSITRMAVATEDEAKKQSGDNRTMGRKFTVPYGLYKANGFISAHLAAQTGFNEDDLNLFWDSLKNMFDHDHSAARGMMNARKLIVFKHSTALGNASAHSLFGLVKVQLKDDQRPPRSFDDYIVTIDKDKLPEGVEVLDMI; from the coding sequence ATGGAAACAGCAATAAACAATCGTTACGACTTCATTTATTTATTTGATGTACAGGATGGTAATCCGAACGGTGATCCCGATGCCGGAAATTTACCCAGAGTTGATCCGGAAACAGGTGAAGGCCTGGTTTCCGATGTCTGTCTGAAGCGTAAAGTCCGGAACTTTGTTCAAATAGTAAAAGGAGGAGAAAGACTGTATGATATATTCATTAAAGAGAAAGCGGTATTGAATAATCTGATCGCAGACGCTCATAAACAGGAAGGGGTTAAAGATATAAAAGAGAAAGGAGATAAAACAGAGGCTGCTCGGCAATGGATGTGCAGAAACTTTTATGACATAAGGACATTTGGAGCCGTACTAAGTACAGGCGAAAATGCCGGACAGGTTCGTGGCCCTATCCAATTTACTTTTGCCCGTTCCATCAGTCCGATTGTTACTGCCGAACATAGTATAACCCGTATGGCTGTGGCTACGGAGGATGAGGCTAAAAAACAGAGTGGAGATAACCGCACTATGGGACGTAAATTTACAGTTCCTTACGGACTATATAAAGCTAACGGATTTATTTCCGCTCATTTAGCCGCACAAACCGGATTCAATGAAGATGACCTGAACTTATTCTGGGATTCATTGAAAAACATGTTCGATCACGACCATTCAGCAGCCAGAGGAATGATGAATGCCCGCAAATTGATCGTATTCAAACACAGTACAGCATTAGGTAATGCTTCAGCTCATTCTTTATTCGGTTTAGTGAAGGTTCAACTTAAGGATGACCAACGCCCACCCCGTTCGTTCGACGATTATATTGTTACCATCGACAAGGATAAACTACCGGAAGGTGTAGAAGTTCTGGACATGATATGA
- the cas8c gene encoding type I-C CRISPR-associated protein Cas8c/Csd1, whose product MILQALYEYYQRKAADPGSTIAPHGLEWKEIPYLILIDKKGNFLELQDTTEGVGKQKRAKKYLVVKSKGRTGSNSWQTANVFWDHFGYVLAQPKNTDDKGMPKALDDAAKQNKTFVQEVRRLAEMYPSNEEIQAVAKFYDNPDNLQRIKMDPLWEECIKKDGTNISFKVAGNNTIVAANPDVTSSIEDCSDKDEPTGICLITGKKAPIAILNSAIAIPGGKSGAKLVGFQKKSGYDSYYKEQGMNAPISKEAEAAYTTALNSLLGKDSSNKYRLHDTSVVFWSQKPTKLEQCFCFIFTSPPKDDPDKNTEVIRDFLKSPFSGVLNDEDKTPFYVLGLSPNAARISVRFWRQGTVGEFASHIRQHFKDLEIIKSKNQRAYFSLFNLLTQVASLNKMENLPPCLASDLSQSIWDNQPYPTTLQMQCLIRIKADRNITSIRAAILKAYLNRKFRNHNNPPKEIQMALDLENKNQAYLCGRLFAILEKIQSDAIPGANSTIKERYYGAASTTPTTVFGRLLSLSRHHLAKFDTGKSVYYEKLLQSVITNLDSNGLPKYLSMDDQSRFAIGYYHQREDLYKTTTDKEKN is encoded by the coding sequence ATGATTTTGCAAGCATTATACGAATACTACCAGCGTAAAGCTGCTGATCCGGGGAGTACTATTGCTCCCCATGGATTAGAATGGAAAGAAATACCTTATCTTATTCTGATAGATAAAAAAGGGAATTTTTTAGAACTACAGGATACCACCGAGGGGGTAGGAAAACAGAAACGAGCAAAAAAATACCTGGTCGTCAAAAGTAAAGGACGTACCGGCAGCAACAGTTGGCAAACGGCAAATGTATTTTGGGACCATTTCGGATATGTGTTAGCCCAACCTAAAAATACGGATGATAAAGGAATGCCAAAAGCACTGGACGATGCCGCTAAACAAAATAAAACCTTTGTTCAGGAGGTCAGGCGGCTTGCCGAAATGTATCCTTCCAATGAAGAGATTCAAGCAGTAGCCAAATTTTACGATAATCCTGATAATCTTCAACGTATAAAAATGGACCCTTTATGGGAAGAATGTATCAAAAAAGACGGGACAAACATCTCCTTTAAAGTAGCAGGAAACAATACTATCGTGGCTGCAAATCCGGATGTAACATCATCTATAGAAGACTGTTCAGACAAAGATGAACCTACAGGGATATGCCTCATCACCGGAAAAAAGGCTCCGATAGCCATACTCAATAGTGCCATAGCCATACCCGGGGGTAAGAGCGGAGCTAAACTGGTTGGCTTTCAAAAGAAATCGGGTTACGATTCTTATTATAAAGAGCAAGGTATGAACGCACCCATTTCAAAAGAAGCGGAAGCTGCTTATACCACAGCTTTAAATTCTTTATTGGGAAAAGATTCCTCTAACAAATATCGCTTGCATGACACATCCGTTGTTTTCTGGTCTCAGAAACCGACAAAGTTGGAGCAATGTTTCTGTTTCATATTTACATCTCCTCCCAAAGATGATCCGGATAAAAACACGGAAGTTATCAGAGACTTCTTGAAGTCCCCGTTCTCGGGAGTATTGAATGACGAGGACAAAACTCCCTTTTACGTGTTAGGTTTATCTCCTAATGCCGCCCGTATCTCCGTTAGATTCTGGCGACAAGGAACAGTAGGCGAATTTGCCAGTCACATCAGACAACATTTTAAGGACTTGGAAATCATTAAAAGCAAGAATCAAAGAGCCTATTTTTCTTTATTCAACTTACTGACCCAAGTTGCTTCCTTAAATAAAATGGAAAATCTGCCTCCCTGCTTAGCCAGCGATTTAAGTCAAAGCATATGGGATAACCAACCCTACCCGACCACATTGCAGATGCAATGTCTGATACGAATCAAAGCAGACCGGAATATAACGTCGATAAGAGCCGCTATACTCAAAGCCTACTTAAATAGAAAATTCAGAAATCATAATAATCCACCTAAAGAAATTCAAATGGCATTAGATTTAGAAAATAAAAACCAAGCGTACTTATGTGGCCGCTTGTTTGCTATCCTTGAAAAGATCCAGAGTGATGCTATCCCAGGAGCAAATTCTACGATCAAAGAGCGTTACTACGGTGCAGCGTCGACAACCCCGACAACTGTATTCGGCCGCTTGTTGTCTTTATCCAGACATCACCTTGCAAAATTTGATACCGGGAAATCTGTTTATTATGAAAAATTATTGCAAAGTGTTATCACCAACCTGGATAGTAACGGATTACCTAAATATTTATCGATGGACGACCAATCGCGTTTCGCAATCGGTTATTACCATCAAAGAGAAGATTTATATAAAACAACAACAGATAAAGAAAAAAATTAA
- the cas5c gene encoding type I-C CRISPR-associated protein Cas5c — MIYTNKEYCLEVKGSMACFTRPEMKVERVSYDIITPSAARAIFESIFWKPAIQWNITRIEVLNPIRWFSMKRNEIGSLMSPRSSGLFIEDNRQQKSSLLLKDVCYRIFAELEFIPIRNRAKEDMLKVPSKSSDENPGKYNAMFERRAKKGQCFNQPYLGCREFSADFTYIENPVKGNGIPEDRDFGYMLYDMDFTNEKDPKPMFFRAIMKQGVLIVPSINSEEVRR; from the coding sequence ATGATATATACAAATAAAGAATACTGTCTTGAGGTTAAAGGAAGCATGGCCTGCTTTACCCGTCCGGAGATGAAAGTCGAAAGAGTTAGCTACGACATAATAACGCCATCTGCTGCCCGAGCTATTTTCGAATCTATATTTTGGAAACCAGCCATACAATGGAATATTACTCGAATAGAAGTATTAAATCCAATCAGATGGTTTTCCATGAAAAGAAATGAGATTGGAAGTTTAATGAGCCCCCGTTCATCCGGATTATTCATCGAAGATAATCGGCAACAAAAATCCAGTTTGTTACTAAAAGATGTTTGCTATAGAATTTTTGCAGAGTTGGAATTTATACCTATAAGAAATAGAGCGAAAGAAGATATGTTGAAAGTGCCATCAAAGTCCTCTGACGAAAATCCAGGCAAATATAATGCTATGTTCGAACGTAGAGCTAAAAAGGGGCAATGTTTCAATCAACCCTATTTAGGTTGCCGTGAGTTCTCCGCAGATTTCACATACATCGAAAATCCGGTAAAAGGAAACGGAATACCCGAAGATCGTGATTTTGGATATATGCTATATGATATGGATTTCACAAACGAAAAAGATCCAAAGCCAATGTTCTTCAGGGCTATAATGAAACAAGGAGTCTTGATCGTTCCATCCATTAACAGTGAGGAGGTACGCCGATGA
- a CDS encoding MATE family efflux transporter: MNKKILQLALPSIVSNITVPLLGLVDVAIVGHLGAASYIGAIAVGGMLFNIIYWLFGFLRMGTSGMTSQALGRRDLLEVTRVLFRSVGVGILISLALLLLQYPIREIAFLLLDTTDEVERLASLYFNICIWGAPAVLGLYGFSGWFIGMQNSRFPMFIAITQNVVNIVASLIFVFVFGMKVQGVATGTLIAQYGGFGMAVFLWFVFYRKRLNIRVCWHEAMDKVAMRRFFQVNGDIFFRTLCLVAVTTFFTSTGARQGDIVLAVNTLLMQLFTLFSYIMDGFAYAGEALAGRYIGARNKTALSRMIRLLFGWGIGLSLSFTLLYGVGGKGFLSLLTNDSVVIQEAGTYFYWVLAVPLAGFAAFLWDGILIGATATRLMLYSMLVASGTFFLIYYLFFGMMGNHALWMAFLIYLLLRGSMQWVLWNHHNELA, translated from the coding sequence ATGAATAAAAAGATACTTCAGTTAGCGCTTCCTTCTATTGTATCCAATATAACGGTTCCTTTGTTGGGATTGGTCGATGTGGCGATTGTCGGACATTTGGGGGCCGCTTCCTATATCGGGGCGATTGCGGTAGGGGGGATGCTGTTCAATATTATTTACTGGTTGTTCGGTTTCTTGCGGATGGGAACGAGTGGGATGACTTCACAGGCTCTGGGGAGACGGGATCTCCTGGAAGTAACGAGGGTTTTGTTCCGGTCGGTCGGTGTCGGGATTCTGATTTCTCTGGCTCTGCTTCTGCTCCAGTATCCGATACGGGAAATAGCTTTCTTACTATTGGATACGACGGATGAGGTAGAACGGTTGGCTTCCTTATATTTCAATATTTGTATTTGGGGAGCGCCGGCTGTGTTGGGATTGTATGGTTTCTCCGGTTGGTTTATCGGAATGCAGAATTCCCGTTTCCCGATGTTTATTGCGATCACCCAGAATGTCGTGAATATCGTGGCGAGCCTGATCTTCGTCTTTGTGTTCGGCATGAAGGTGCAAGGGGTTGCGACGGGAACGCTGATCGCTCAATATGGAGGCTTCGGGATGGCTGTATTCCTGTGGTTCGTATTCTATCGGAAGCGGTTGAATATTCGTGTTTGCTGGCATGAGGCCATGGATAAGGTCGCTATGCGTCGTTTCTTCCAGGTGAATGGCGATATTTTCTTTCGTACGCTTTGTTTGGTGGCGGTTACTACATTTTTTACTTCTACGGGTGCGAGACAGGGCGATATCGTTTTGGCTGTTAATACATTGCTGATGCAGTTGTTTACGCTTTTCTCCTATATCATGGACGGTTTTGCCTATGCGGGCGAGGCTTTGGCGGGACGTTATATCGGTGCTCGGAACAAAACAGCCCTTAGTCGGATGATCCGTTTGCTGTTTGGCTGGGGGATTGGGTTGTCCCTTTCGTTTACCCTGCTTTATGGAGTAGGCGGGAAAGGTTTTCTCTCCCTCCTGACGAATGACTCTGTTGTCATACAAGAGGCCGGAACCTATTTCTATTGGGTGCTGGCTGTTCCGCTTGCCGGCTTTGCCGCCTTCTTGTGGGATGGTATCCTGATCGGTGCGACAGCTACCCGCCTGATGCTTTATTCGATGTTGGTCGCTTCCGGCACTTTCTTTTTGATCTATTACCTCTTTTTCGGAATGATGGGAAATCATGCATTGTGGATGGCATTTCTGATATATCTGTTGCTTCGTGGTAGTATGCAATGGGTATTATGGAATCACCACAATGAATTAGCGTAA
- a CDS encoding acyl-CoA dehydrogenase family protein, which produces MANYYTDIPELKYHLNNPMMERICELKERNYRDKEEFDYAPQDYADAMDSFDKVLEITGEITGEIIAPNAEGVDEEGPHCANGRVEYASGTKQNLDAMVKAGLNGMTMPRRFGGLNFPITPYTMCAEIVAAADAGFGNIWSLQDCIETLYEFGNEDQHSRFIPRICAGETMSMDLTEPDAGSDLQSVMLKATFDEKENCWRLNGVKRFITNGDADLHLVLARSEEGTKDGRGLSMFIYDKRQGGVDVRRIENKLGIHGSPTCELVYKNAKAELCGDRKLGLIKYVMALMNGARLGIAAQSVGLSQAAYNEGLAYAKERKQFGKAIIEFPAVYDMLSIMKAKLDAGRALLYQTSRYVDIYKALDDIARERKLTPEERQEQKKYAKLADSFTPLAKGMNSEYANQNAYDCIQIHGGSGFMLEYACQRIYRDARITSIYEGTTQLQTVAAIRYVTNGSYLATIREFETIPCSPEMEPLKGRLVEMANKFEACMNKVKEAQNQELQDFVARRLYEMAADCIMAHLLIQDATKTPEMFAKSAVVYLNYVEAEVEKHSSFILKFNADELASYRQ; this is translated from the coding sequence ATGGCAAATTATTATACAGACATTCCGGAACTCAAGTATCACTTGAACAATCCGATGATGGAACGTATTTGCGAACTGAAAGAACGCAATTACAGAGATAAAGAAGAGTTCGACTATGCACCGCAGGATTATGCCGATGCAATGGACTCGTTCGACAAAGTGCTTGAAATCACAGGCGAAATCACGGGTGAGATCATCGCTCCCAATGCCGAAGGAGTTGACGAAGAAGGCCCCCACTGCGCAAACGGACGTGTGGAATACGCTTCCGGGACCAAGCAGAATCTGGATGCAATGGTGAAAGCCGGCCTGAACGGTATGACGATGCCGCGCCGTTTCGGCGGTTTGAACTTCCCGATCACGCCGTACACCATGTGCGCCGAAATCGTGGCCGCTGCCGATGCTGGATTCGGAAACATCTGGTCGTTGCAAGATTGTATCGAGACATTATATGAATTCGGAAACGAAGACCAGCACAGCCGTTTCATTCCGCGTATCTGCGCCGGTGAAACGATGTCTATGGACTTGACAGAGCCGGATGCCGGTTCCGACTTGCAGTCCGTGATGCTGAAAGCGACTTTCGACGAAAAAGAAAATTGCTGGCGTCTGAACGGTGTGAAACGTTTCATCACAAACGGAGACGCCGACCTTCATCTGGTCTTGGCCCGTTCGGAAGAAGGGACGAAAGACGGGCGTGGCCTGTCTATGTTCATCTATGACAAACGCCAGGGTGGCGTAGATGTCCGCCGTATTGAAAACAAGTTGGGTATTCACGGTTCGCCTACCTGCGAACTGGTTTACAAGAATGCGAAAGCCGAACTTTGCGGAGATCGCAAATTAGGTTTGATCAAATATGTGATGGCGCTGATGAACGGTGCCCGTTTGGGTATCGCCGCACAGTCTGTCGGTCTGAGCCAGGCCGCCTACAACGAAGGGTTAGCTTACGCAAAGGAACGCAAACAGTTCGGCAAAGCAATTATCGAATTCCCGGCTGTTTACGACATGCTGTCTATCATGAAAGCGAAGCTGGATGCCGGCCGTGCCTTACTGTATCAGACTTCCCGTTATGTAGATATCTACAAAGCACTGGACGACATCGCCCGTGAACGCAAGCTGACTCCGGAAGAACGTCAGGAACAGAAAAAATATGCCAAACTAGCCGACTCTTTCACCCCGCTGGCAAAAGGTATGAACTCCGAATATGCCAACCAGAACGCATACGACTGTATCCAAATTCATGGTGGTTCAGGCTTCATGCTGGAATATGCTTGTCAACGTATCTACCGGGATGCCCGCATCACCTCCATCTACGAAGGAACGACGCAATTGCAGACAGTTGCAGCCATCCGTTACGTGACCAACGGTTCCTATCTGGCTACCATCCGAGAATTCGAAACAATCCCGTGTTCTCCTGAAATGGAACCGCTGAAAGGCCGCCTGGTTGAAATGGCCAATAAGTTCGAAGCCTGCATGAACAAGGTGAAGGAAGCGCAGAACCAGGAATTGCAGGACTTTGTTGCCCGTCGCCTTTATGAAATGGCAGCCGACTGCATCATGGCTCACCTGCTGATCCAAGACGCGACAAAGACTCCTGAAATGTTTGCCAAATCAGCTGTCGTATACTTGAATTATGTCGAAGCGGAAGTGGAAAAACACAGCAGCTTTATCTTGAAATTCAATGCCGACGAATTAGCAAGCTACAGACAATAA
- a CDS encoding electron transfer flavoprotein subunit alpha/FixB family protein — MNNVFVYCELEGTTIADVSLELLTKGRKLANQLNCQLEAIVAGSGLEGIEKQVMPYGVDKVHIFDAPGLFPYTSLPHSSVLINLFKEEKPQICLMGATVIGRDLGPRVSSALTSGLTADCTSLEIGSHEDKRAGKTYENLLYQIRPAFGGNIVATIINPEHRPQMATVREGVMKKEILDAGYKGEVVKHDVAKYVPETDYVVKVIDRHIEKAKHNLKGAPIVVAGGYGMGSKESFDMLFELAKELHAEVGASRAAVDAGFCDHDRQIGQTGVTVRPKLYIACGISGQIQHIAGMQDAGIIISINNDENAPINTIADYVINGTVEEVIPKMIKYYKQNSK, encoded by the coding sequence ATGAATAATGTATTTGTATATTGTGAGCTTGAAGGTACAACGATTGCCGATGTAAGCCTCGAACTGCTGACCAAAGGTCGCAAGTTAGCCAACCAGTTGAACTGCCAACTCGAAGCCATTGTGGCCGGTTCCGGACTGGAAGGGATTGAAAAGCAGGTGATGCCTTATGGCGTGGACAAGGTGCATATTTTTGACGCTCCCGGTCTGTTCCCGTACACTTCCCTTCCTCATTCTTCTGTTTTGATCAATCTGTTCAAAGAAGAAAAACCGCAGATCTGCCTGATGGGAGCAACGGTTATCGGCCGTGACTTAGGCCCCCGTGTTTCTTCTGCACTGACAAGCGGTCTGACAGCAGACTGTACATCCCTCGAAATCGGCTCGCACGAAGACAAAAGAGCTGGTAAAACATACGAAAACCTGTTATACCAGATCCGTCCCGCTTTCGGTGGTAACATCGTAGCGACGATCATCAATCCGGAACACCGTCCTCAGATGGCGACTGTTCGCGAAGGTGTGATGAAAAAAGAAATTCTGGACGCCGGTTATAAAGGCGAAGTGGTAAAACACGACGTCGCCAAATATGTTCCGGAAACGGATTATGTCGTAAAGGTCATCGACCGCCACATAGAAAAGGCCAAACACAACCTGAAAGGTGCTCCGATCGTAGTAGCCGGCGGTTACGGAATGGGTTCCAAGGAAAGTTTCGATATGTTGTTCGAACTGGCAAAGGAACTTCATGCCGAAGTAGGCGCCAGCCGTGCAGCCGTTGATGCCGGTTTCTGTGACCATGACCGCCAGATCGGCCAGACAGGTGTGACGGTCCGTCCGAAATTGTATATCGCTTGCGGTATCTCCGGACAGATCCAGCATATCGCAGGTATGCAGGATGCAGGTATCATCATCTCTATCAACAACGACGAGAACGCTCCGATCAACACGATTGCCGACTACGTGATCAACGGCACTGTTGAGGAGGTGATTCCGAAGATGATTAAGTATTACAAACAGAACAGCAAGTAA
- a CDS encoding electron transfer flavoprotein subunit beta/FixA family protein gives MSLKIIVLAKQVPDTRNVGKDAMKEDGTINRAALPAIFNPEDLNALEQALRLKDAYPGTTVTLLTMGPGRAAEIIREGLYRGADGGYLLTDRAFAGADTLATSYALATAIKKIGDYDIIIGGRQAIDGDTAQVGPQVAEKLGLTQVTYAEEILNVDEKNRSITVKRHIDGGVETVEGPLPIVITVNGSAAPCRPRNAKLVMKYKRALGAQEKVPAPACHPEGVSALPYPELYEKRPYLNIPEWSVADVNGDLAQCGLSGSPTKVKAIQNIVFQAKESKTLTGSDKDVEDLIVELLANHTIG, from the coding sequence ATGAGTTTAAAAATTATTGTATTGGCGAAACAGGTTCCGGACACACGCAATGTGGGAAAGGATGCGATGAAAGAGGACGGAACTATCAACCGAGCCGCACTTCCCGCAATCTTCAACCCGGAAGATCTGAACGCATTAGAACAAGCCCTCCGCTTGAAAGACGCCTATCCGGGAACTACGGTAACCTTGTTAACAATGGGTCCGGGGCGTGCAGCTGAAATTATTCGTGAAGGTTTATACCGGGGAGCAGACGGTGGTTATCTGCTAACCGACCGTGCATTTGCCGGTGCCGACACTTTGGCAACGTCTTATGCGCTTGCCACAGCAATCAAGAAAATAGGTGACTACGATATTATCATCGGAGGACGCCAGGCTATTGACGGCGATACAGCACAGGTAGGTCCTCAAGTCGCTGAAAAGTTAGGATTAACACAGGTCACATATGCCGAAGAAATCCTGAACGTAGACGAAAAGAATCGCAGTATCACAGTGAAACGGCATATCGACGGTGGTGTCGAAACAGTGGAAGGTCCGCTGCCTATCGTGATTACGGTCAACGGTTCGGCTGCCCCCTGCCGTCCGCGTAATGCCAAGTTGGTGATGAAATACAAACGGGCATTGGGCGCGCAGGAAAAAGTTCCTGCTCCCGCCTGCCATCCGGAAGGCGTATCGGCACTGCCATACCCCGAACTGTATGAAAAGCGCCCGTACCTGAATATTCCGGAATGGAGTGTTGCCGATGTAAACGGAGATCTCGCACAATGCGGTTTGTCCGGTTCGCCGACAAAAGTCAAAGCGATTCAGAACATCGTGTTCCAGGCAAAGGAAAGCAAGACGCTGACCGGCTCAGACAAGGATGTGGAAGATTTGATTGTTGAACTGTTAGCTAACCACACTATCGGATAA